The nucleotide sequence CTTCCTGGTGGAGCCGAACTGGACCCTCTACTACCTCATCCACGACATACTCGGCCTGACGGGATCCAAGCAGTTCTGCGACCGCGGCGCCTGCAGCTCCTGCACCATGATCGTGGACGGTAAACCCGTCCTCTCCTGCATGATGCTGGCCATCGAGTGCGACGGCAAGACCGTCGAGACCGTCGAGGGCATCGCAGCCGACGGCCATCCCCTGATCGAAGCCTATGTCAACAACCACGCCATGCAGTGCGGCTACTGCACGCCCGGCTTCGTCGTCGCCTCCAAGGCCCTGCTCGATCGCAACCAGGACCCCAGCGAGGAGGAGATCGTCGACGCGCTGGCGGGCAACCTCTGCCGCTGCAGCACCTATCCGCAGCATCCCATCGCCGTGAAGGAAGCCGCCGGCAAGCTGCGGGCCGCGAAATAAGGGGGTTATCGTGAAGAATTTCAAACACTTCAACGCATACAGTGTAGACGAGGCCGTGGCCCTCATGGGCCGCTACGGTGAACGCGCCGCCGTCATCGCAGGCGGCACCGATATCCTGGGCAAGATGAAGGACTCCATCCTGCCCGCCTATCCCGAGGCCCTGATCAACATCAAGACCATACAGGGCCTGAGCGACATCAAGGAAAAGGGCGGCACCCTCAACATCGGCGCGCTGGCGCTGCTGGCCGA is from Dehalococcoidia bacterium and encodes:
- a CDS encoding (2Fe-2S)-binding protein, with the protein product MSKEIKNFVCPYCGESHDTQDGLKSHVFKSHKGRGLPTAEGRIKLTINRAEHTFLVEPNWTLYYLIHDILGLTGSKQFCDRGACSSCTMIVDGKPVLSCMMLAIECDGKTVETVEGIAADGHPLIEAYVNNHAMQCGYCTPGFVVASKALLDRNQDPSEEEIVDALAGNLCRCSTYPQHPIAVKEAAGKLRAAK
- a CDS encoding FAD binding domain-containing protein: MKNFKHFNAYSVDEAVALMGRYGERAAVIAGGTDILGKMKDSILPAYPEALINIKTIQGLSDIKEKGGTLNIGALALLADIAADPVIKSKYAALAQAAGRTASPNLRNMGTIGGNICQDIRCWYYRNQNNRFSCLRK